Below is a genomic region from Medicago truncatula cultivar Jemalong A17 chromosome 3, MtrunA17r5.0-ANR, whole genome shotgun sequence.
CTAATAATGTATTGCTTAAGAGTTGTATATTTTataactattaaaataaaatgtttcttAGTTTCATAAATATGACTTGAAGCTGTGGATATTACTTGATAATAATGTATgtcattttaacaaaatttgtttgttgaaagtcattttacaatatcaataaattattgatattattcatgtgagcttagctcagttggtaggtgtatattgtatattatatgccAGGGGCTgggattcgaacctcagacactccacttctccacaattatattgtgtgagctctagccactaggctacttgatcaaaaaaaattattgatacttattttcttattatatcttttactatttattactttatttttttcaattcttttaatttatatttttcataccATTAATAACTCACAATTACTATTTTatatacaacattaattacATTTCATAATGGATATGAAATTGTTGCAACTCAAATTGTTTTATCTTGAAGGTCTTTACACAACTTATATTTTAGTGTATCGTTACACAAGTAGCCGTAAATTAAAGGTGTGGTAGTGGGCTAGATGAGTAAAACCCTCGAGGAAGTTGACCTCAACTTAGGCCACATGACTGTGTTGCCAATTGGATTGTTGGTTGACCTAAACAAACATGACAGTGGAAGCTAATTTATAAAACAAgggaaaaaattattcaaaataagaGAAGAGTGTGAGATTAGATAGCATGATGTATTGTGGTGATAACATAAGACAAGTTAATGGATAGATAAACCAATGCAACATAGAATAAACAACGTAGATGAATGATACTCATTTTATGCCAAGCCatacatacattattatatgcacAGAGAAATTGCAACAAAAACAGCGTCTCTTATCAGATTCTCAACATCAATATCATCATAAAACTGTCAATTTACTCTCATTAACTACGTGCCACATGATGATTAATTAATAACGTCATTAACTACCTGTACTAATTAGGGAATCAGGTCCACGAAAAACAAAGGACCAAGTAGGCATTTCTACCAATAATTCCAAAATGTAGATTGATGAAGCTGGAAGTTCAAGTATATACCATTTGTAGTAGTTTGAAAGTGAGTTTAgccttttcaaaaaattaaagctCAAAGCGTCAAGTATACAAAAACCATTAAGGTATACACTCCTTTTACATGATTCTAAGTGATTTTTTACCCCATTccaaatacaaaacaaaaaagtgacTTATTTTCCtatgattgaaaaatattattctccctgaaaaataaaaccactttttataatattattaattaaaattaattgacTTTTGGagtcaaataatttaatttagacTATTTGACTATTGGagtcaaataatttaatttgcaCTACTTTCACACCCTGCAATTATACActccttttacttttttttaaggaacactCACTCTTTTTACATGATACATACAAAGTGATTTATGCTCCtttgattgaaaataaatatattattaattaaaaaaacaaattattcacTCTTGGAAATGTTTGTTATATATCCAGAAGAAATAATACTGTGATTGATTCCCTGAAAAATAAAACcactttctctaattctttaagaaaaaacactttctccaatatgattaattattaagttttttttggtcaagtaattAATTAAGTTACTCTTACCGCTTGATACGCTAGTATACTTAGCATATATGTGCagtaaagaatattttttatttatttttggtatcATGCAGTAAAGAATATTTGATAACCAAGAAATgcatcacacacacacatacacacccattttaattctttcttgaACACCAACTTCATCACATTGAATTCAAAGCAGTATAATCAATCAAGATAGGAGTACTTTTATTAAGATGAAAGCTTCTTCCACTTGTTCTTCTCAATTTTTGGCTCTCTTCTTGGCACTAGCATTAACTGCACTAGTTCTTGTTTCTTCTTGGATTCATTCTCcaaatttttcatcatttctaGGTTCTTGGAGTTGGAAGGCAAAACAACCAACTTCTTTGGATATAGAAATAGATAGAGCTTCAACAAATGAAGGAGAACCTCCATCATCAAGTGCATTTCCATTACAAACTTTTGCTCCATATGATTCTCATGTAAGCAATaaacttttttcatttattaacCTTTTTCCTTTAATAAATAACTATAGTGTACTTTCTCTCGTCTTTATtccatttctttttcttgattGATGTGTCTTTTATTCTTTAGGATGGTGAAAAGCTTGACACAAACTTTAAGCATAAAGGTACAGACAAAGTGAATGTTAGGGATCATAAATACAGCAAGTTggaaaaaattgaatcaaaattggCTAAAGCAAGGTATTCCATCAAAGAAGCTAGCAAAGTTCAAAATTTAACATCAACCCACCAAGACCAAGATTATGTTCCTCAAGGACCAATTTACAGAAACCCCAATGCTTTTCATAGGTACATTTTATTTTCAGCCTAcaaatgatgattttaattCGTTGACGCCGTAAAAAGTTGAACTCgttgttgatattttttgtcCACAGGAGTTATCTAGAGATGGAGAAGGTGTTCAAGATTTTTGTGTATGAGGAGGGGGAACCACCACTGTTTCATAATGGTTTAAGCAAAGATATATACTCAACAGAAGGAATATTCATAAATGAAATGGAAAAGGGAAGGTACTATCGCACTAATGATCCAAATGAAGCTTTTGTGTATTTTCTACCTTTCAGTGTGGTTATGATGGTTGAATATCTCTACGTGGGTGGATCCAATGATAAAACTCCCATTGGTGTTACTGTGAAAGACTACATCCATGTTATATCTCATAAATATCCCTTCTGGAATCAGTCCTTAGGCCATGATCATTTCATGCTCTCTTGCCACGATTGGGTAAGCGATTCTATCCCATTTCACATTATTACTCAAATGGAGAGAATACAAGCAtgcaaataatttgattttttgtgcATTGTTCAGGGTCCAGATGCATCTGCTTACGAGGACAACTTGTTCAACAATTCAATAAGGGTTCTTTGCAATGCAAATACATCTGAAGGATTCAAGCCAGCAAAGGATGCATCATTCCCTGAAATGTTTCTCAAGAAAGGAGAAATCACAAATCTTGTAGGAGGGTACTCTCCATCTCGTAGGACAATCCTTGCTTTCTTTGCAGGTCACTTGCATGGTTACATACGATATCTACTCCTCGATACATGGAAAAACAAAGACCAAGATGTGCAAGTCTATGAAGAACTCCCTGATGAAGATTCTTACCACACAAAGCTTAGAAGCAGCAAGTTTTGTTTGTGTCCAAGTGGTTATGAAGTAGCAAGTCCAAGAATAGTGGAAGCTATATTTGCAGAATGTGTGCCTGTATTGATTTCTGATAGCTATGTTCCACCCTTTAGTGATGTTTTGAATTGGAAAGCGTTTTCAGTTCAAATAGATGTGAAGGATATtcctaatataaaaaatatactcATGGGGATTTCACAGAGGCAGTACTTGAAGATGCAGAGGAGAGTGAAACAAGTGCAAAGACATTTTGTTCCTAATGAGCCACCAAAGAGGTTTGATGTATTTCATATGACTATTCATTCCATTTGGCTCAGAAGGTTGAACGTCCGTATTCATGATGATCAGTGATAGCAGATCCTCAAGATTAACAGATTTTGTAGGTATAgaaaaatgtttctttcttATACATTTGTGAAAACCCAAGGAAATTAGAGATTTACTTAGTATTATTGCATAACAGATTCATTATCATTGTGATTAATTGCTTGCTGTTATTATAATTTGTAAACTTTTTCTCATTGTAATTCTAGTTCTAGTAAAGGGATTCCATGCTTCTTTCTCCATATTGATATTCAAAAATTAAGCAATGAAGTAAGAACTTCTAGGTAAACATTACATGGCTGAACACATTGCTCATCGGCCCCTGCTACACTTGAGACAACATGAAAGGACAAAATTGCATTAGCGGTCCTTTGAGCTATTTGTTTGTAGCAAATAGATCACATAGATTTGTTCCACATATATCTTTTGAGTCCCATTGCGCACAGAGGGCACCTATTTTTTAGAATTCCCGTTATGAAAATACACATATGATCATTACATATGTTATGTGAAAACACACGTTGGCGTGACTTGTTAATATGCCCACGCAATCATCGATTTTAGTTTCAACTCGCAAGAAAATTATCAGTGTTTCGAAAGATAAATTGAGAAGATTCAGAAGACATTATATTGGTACTAAGTTTTTAGGAGTAAGGTGGGAATGTAAAAGCTTCTGAATGAAGTttcaagttaaaataaaaaggaataaaaaaaagtttttgattagaaagaaagtatttttttagggttgtCTTAATGCATTATGTAGTCATTGGGTTGAAGATGATACAGGTTAGCAGCTTTCAAAAACAACACAAGTGTTTTTTAACGGAAATTCTAAAACAAGGTCAACGGTGCAAACCCTTTCAAACTTAAAGGGCCCATgatgtaaaacaaaaaataataatgaaggaCCTGTCTAATAGACTAATACAAACACATAACTTAAAATACTGCAATTGCAATTTTGTCATAGGGAAAAGTAATGTAAAGCATGTAATCAGACAAATACCGTTCTCAAACAAGGCGATTTAGAATGTAGTGAGACTAACATTGTTCTCATAGTTGGCGTCCATTGTAATGCACATACAAAATTACTAGAGTCATAATAACCATAATTTACATGAATAGGTGACTTCTAGTTTACCCAACAGATAAAATAAAGGtgtcttctaaaaaaattattttcacaagTGCTTGAGGATTTGACATTTGAGTGCTTAACTTATATGGAATTCTCCACTTGCATGTACCTCTTTGACCCTCTTATCGTACTCATCTTCTTCGACTACCTCTTCCTCCAATTCTTCTTCCAAatcttcttctccttcaacTTCTTCCCCTTCCCAGCCAAAACCTTTGACGGGCCTAGATACTGGAGGCGGGTTTCTTGCCTCTCCCACAATTTTCATTACATCGTCCACACTTTGTAGATGAAAGCTTGGATTTTCTCTCTGGTAATACATAGCTTGAGCTGACTCTGTTAGCTCCCTTGGAAGATTCTTTAAAAACCATGGATGGCTCTTGATTTCCTTAATAGTAATTCTCTGTAAACAGTAAAGAATATAGTCTAACGGTTAGCTTGTCATAAACAAGTCCTAATATGTCAAATGTCATTAGTTATATTTTCAAGAGCTTCTGGTATAACAATGAACAAATTTACACCATTGTAAGTTGCTTTTGCCAAAGGAGAATGAATTGAAGACATATTATTCGTAGAGTATCTCGAAAGGGGGATACATAAAGACACAAAAATTATAAGGACTTTGATTAATATAATGGAATACAGGTGAAACAATTATAAGCCAATTGTAAGTTGGATTCTGTAATAGAACCTAAATTGTTGTACCAT
It encodes:
- the LOC25489883 gene encoding probable glycosyltransferase At5g03795, with amino-acid sequence MKASSTCSSQFLALFLALALTALVLVSSWIHSPNFSSFLGSWSWKAKQPTSLDIEIDRASTNEGEPPSSSAFPLQTFAPYDSHDGEKLDTNFKHKGTDKVNVRDHKYSKLEKIESKLAKARYSIKEASKVQNLTSTHQDQDYVPQGPIYRNPNAFHRSYLEMEKVFKIFVYEEGEPPLFHNGLSKDIYSTEGIFINEMEKGRYYRTNDPNEAFVYFLPFSVVMMVEYLYVGGSNDKTPIGVTVKDYIHVISHKYPFWNQSLGHDHFMLSCHDWGPDASAYEDNLFNNSIRVLCNANTSEGFKPAKDASFPEMFLKKGEITNLVGGYSPSRRTILAFFAGHLHGYIRYLLLDTWKNKDQDVQVYEELPDEDSYHTKLRSSKFCLCPSGYEVASPRIVEAIFAECVPVLISDSYVPPFSDVLNWKAFSVQIDVKDIPNIKNILMGISQRQYLKMQRRVKQVQRHFVPNEPPKRFDVFHMTIHSIWLRRLNVRIHDDQ